Proteins from a single region of Mytilus trossulus isolate FHL-02 chromosome 2, PNRI_Mtr1.1.1.hap1, whole genome shotgun sequence:
- the LOC134706079 gene encoding salivary glue protein Sgs-3-like has translation MVDTTNNRKLMVDTTNNRKLMVDTTNNRKLMVDTTNNRKLMVDTTAESSWLIQPTTESSWLTQPTTESSWLTQSTTESSWLTQPTTESSWLTQPTTESSWLTQSTTETPW, from the coding sequence ATGGTAGACACAACCAACAACAGAAAGCTCATGGTTGACACAACCAACAACAGAAAGCTCATGGTTGACACAACCAACAACAGAAAGCTCATGGTAGACACAACCAACAACAGAAAGCTCATGGTTGACACAACAGCAGAAAGCTCATGGTTGATTCAGCCAACAACAGAAAGCTCATGGTTGACACAACCAACAACAGAAAGCTCATGGTTGACACAATCAACAACAGAAAGCTCATGGTTGACACAACCAACAACAGAAAGCTCATGGTTGACACAACCAACAACAGAAAGCTCATGGTTGACACAATCAACAACAGAAACACCATGGTAG